The genomic interval CTTCACCGTCTTGCCCTCGGCATCCTGCGCCGCCTTGCGCAGGTCCGACACCTTCTCGCGCGCGGCGGCGGCGGCCTTCTTGTCCTTCTTGCCGAACTTCTGGCCATCCGCCTTGGGCTGGTTCTTCCCCAGGATGAAGTCGGTGTAATCCTCCAGACTGCCGCCATATTCGTTGGCCTGCCCGGCATCGACCAGCACCAGCCGGTCGGCGGTCAGCTCGATCATGTGCCGGTCATGGCTGACGATCACCACCGCGCCGCTATAGGCATTGAGCGCCTGCACCAGCGCCTCGCGCGCGTCGACGTCCAGATGGTTGGTTGGCTCGTCGAGGATCAGCATGTGCGGCGCATCGCGCGTGATCAGCGCGAGCGCGAGGCGGGCACGTTCGCCGCCGGACAGCTTGCCGACCTTCGTCGTCGCCTTCTCGCCCGAAAAGCCGAACCGCCCGAGCTGACCGCGTACCGCCGCCGGCGTCTTGCCCTTCATCAGATGGGTCATGTGTTCGAGCGGTGTATCCTCGGTATCGAGTTCCTCGACCTGATACTGCGTGAAATATCCGACGCGCATCTTGCCAGAGACGGAGATCTCGCCGTCCATCGGCGTCAGTTGCGCTGCGAGCAGGCGCGCGAGCGTCGTTTTGCCATTGCCGTTGCGACCCAGCAGCGCGACGCGATCGTCGGGATCGAGCCGCAGGTTGAGGCGCTGCAGGATCGGCTTGCCCGCCGTGTAGCCGACACTGGCCATGTCGAGCGTGACGAGCGGTGGGCGCAGTTCCTCGGGCGATGGGAAGTCGAACGACAGCGTCGGATCCTCGGCCATCGACGCGATCGGCTGCATCTTCGCAAGCATCTTCTGGCGCGACTGGGCCTGCTTCGCGGTCGAGGCGCGGGCGGAATTCTTGGCGATATATTCCTGGAGCTTGGCGCGCTGCGCGTCCTGCGAGGCCTTCGCTGCCGCCAGCTGCGCGGCGCGTTCGGCGCGCTGGCGTTCGAACGAATCGTAGCCGCCGGTGTAGAGGAACACCTTGCCGCCCTCGAGATGCAGGATGTTGTCCACGACGTTGTTGAGCAGATCGCGTTCGTGACTGATGATCACGATCATGTTCGGATAGGCCTTGAGGAAATTCTCCAGCCACAGCGTCGCTTCGAGATCGAGATGGTTCGAAGGCTCGTCGAGCAGCAGCAGGTCTGGCTCGGAGAACAACAACGCCGCCAGCGCGACGCGCATCTTCCAGCCACCCGAATAGCTGTCGAGCGGACGGTTCTGCATCT from Sphingomonas sp. Leaf357 carries:
- a CDS encoding ABC-F family ATP-binding cassette domain-containing protein; its protein translation is MLNINGITVRLGGRMILDRASASLPPKSRVGLIGRNGAGKSTLMKVMIGQLEPDDGEIEMPKKTRIGYLQQEAPHGQTTPIETVLEADKERATLLIESETCEDPDRLGEVYERLMAIDAYTAPARAASILVGLGFDEEMQNRPLDSYSGGWKMRVALAALLFSEPDLLLLDEPSNHLDLEATLWLENFLKAYPNMIVIISHERDLLNNVVDNILHLEGGKVFLYTGGYDSFERQRAERAAQLAAAKASQDAQRAKLQEYIAKNSARASTAKQAQSRQKMLAKMQPIASMAEDPTLSFDFPSPEELRPPLVTLDMASVGYTAGKPILQRLNLRLDPDDRVALLGRNGNGKTTLARLLAAQLTPMDGEISVSGKMRVGYFTQYQVEELDTEDTPLEHMTHLMKGKTPAAVRGQLGRFGFSGEKATTKVGKLSGGERARLALALITRDAPHMLILDEPTNHLDVDAREALVQALNAYSGAVVIVSHDRHMIELTADRLVLVDAGQANEYGGSLEDYTDFILGKNQPKADGQKFGKKDKKAAAAAREKVSDLRKAAQDAEGKTVKLTAEVRALDQAMFDPSKAESYLKKLSMGELSKRRAEAAAKLEAAEAAWLEASEAVEGAG